A genomic segment from Bryobacteraceae bacterium encodes:
- a CDS encoding aminotransferase class I/II-fold pyridoxal phosphate-dependent enzyme — MSLSSEEFYRIQKLPPYVFAQVNEMKAQLRAAQYDVIDFGMGNPDGATPRTIVSKLAEAARDKRNHRYSMSRGLPNLRLEICKRYKKNYGIELDPETEAIATIGAKDALAHLLFAVIGPGDVVASPNPAYPIHQWGVIMAEGHACTIPMPTPAEFLNRLHDIYKKSNKKPAMILISFPHNPTTHTVDLDFMKAIVALALEHGTMVVHDFAYADLCFDGYKAPSILEVDGAKEVAVEIFSMSKSYNMAGWRMGFCLGNQKMIKALARIKSYLDYGIFQPLQIAGIIALRECEDDVHKICEVYRKRRNVLCDGLTRAGWPIEPPKGSMFVWAPIPEPFREMGSLEFSKKLLQEALVAVSPGVGFGPYGEGNVRFALIENEHRSRQAIRSIKQFLREKP, encoded by the coding sequence ATGTCACTCTCTTCCGAAGAGTTCTATCGCATCCAAAAGCTGCCCCCGTATGTCTTCGCCCAGGTGAACGAGATGAAGGCGCAACTGCGGGCAGCCCAGTACGATGTGATCGACTTCGGGATGGGAAACCCCGATGGAGCCACGCCGCGGACGATCGTCTCAAAGCTGGCCGAAGCGGCCCGCGACAAGCGAAATCACCGGTATTCCATGTCGCGCGGGTTGCCGAATCTGCGCCTGGAGATCTGCAAGCGCTACAAGAAGAACTACGGCATCGAGCTCGACCCGGAGACGGAAGCCATCGCCACCATCGGCGCCAAGGACGCGCTGGCGCACCTGCTGTTCGCCGTGATCGGCCCCGGCGATGTCGTCGCCTCGCCCAACCCGGCCTACCCCATCCACCAATGGGGCGTGATCATGGCCGAGGGCCACGCCTGCACCATCCCCATGCCCACGCCGGCCGAGTTCCTCAACCGGCTCCACGACATCTACAAGAAGTCGAACAAGAAGCCGGCGATGATCCTGATCTCGTTCCCGCACAACCCCACCACCCACACCGTCGACCTCGATTTCATGAAGGCCATCGTCGCTCTGGCGCTCGAGCACGGTACGATGGTCGTCCACGACTTCGCCTACGCCGACCTCTGCTTCGACGGCTACAAAGCGCCGAGCATCCTCGAGGTCGACGGCGCAAAGGAAGTGGCCGTGGAGATCTTCTCCATGTCGAAGTCCTACAACATGGCCGGCTGGCGGATGGGCTTCTGCCTCGGCAACCAAAAGATGATCAAGGCCCTCGCCCGCATCAAGAGCTATCTCGACTACGGAATCTTCCAGCCGCTTCAGATCGCCGGGATCATCGCGTTGCGCGAGTGCGAAGACGACGTCCACAAAATCTGCGAGGTCTACCGCAAGCGCCGTAACGTGCTCTGCGACGGGCTCACGCGCGCCGGCTGGCCCATCGAGCCGCCCAAGGGTTCGATGTTCGTCTGGGCGCCGATTCCAGAGCCGTTCCGGGAGATGGGATCGCTCGAGTTTTCGAAAAAGCTGCTGCAGGAGGCGCTCGTGGCGGTTTCGCCCGGCGTCGGATTCGGGCCGTACGGAGAGGGCAACGTACGGTTCGCGCTCATTGAGAACGAGCACC